A single Klebsiella variicola DNA region contains:
- a CDS encoding alpha-2-macroglobulin family protein, with protein sequence MKPFRLAALSLALLTAFSLTGCDDSGTPQATAPAPAADSNPGATAKPDRVQLAALAEKSQGKALTLLDASEVQLDGAATLVLTFSVPLQPDQDFSRSVHLVDKKSGKVDGAWELAPNLKELRLRHLEPKRELIVSVDPTLTALNKATLDKPFEKTLTTRDIAPSVGFASRGSLLPGNVVAGLPVMALNVDNVDVNFFRIKPESLSAFVSQWEYRNSLSNWESDELLKMADLVYTGRFDLNPARNTREKLLLPLNDIKPLQQPGVYVAVMNPAGHYSYSNAATLFTLSDIGVSAHRYHNRLDVFTQSLENGAAQSGIDVQLLNAKGQTLAEAKSDSQGHVTLQTDKEAALLLARKEGQTTLLDLKLPALDLAEFSIAGAPGFSKQFFMFGPRDLYRPGETVILNALLRDSDGKPLAEQPVKLEVVQPDGQVIRSVMSKPVNGLYQFTYPLDSGAATGMWHIRASTGDNQPREWDFHVEDFMPERMALNLTPQAAPVAPDADVTFAVSGAYLYGAPASGNQLQGKLFLRPLRDAVAALPGFQFGDIAEENLSRSLDEVQLTLDEKGHGEVTTSSQWQDSHSPLQVVLQASLLESGGRPVTRTVQQPIWPAGALPGIRPQFTLKDVYDYRTDTTVKQPVVDENSNAAFDIVYADAKGEKKAVSGLQVRLIRERRDYYWNWSDSEGWQSQFDQKDLQEGEESLDLQAGQTGKVSFPVEWGSYRLEVKGPDDVVSSVRFWAGYSWQDNSEGTGAARPDRVTMKLDKPSYKPGDTIKLHIAAPAAGKGYAMVESSEGPLWWQEIDVPAEGMDLSIPVDKAWNRHDLYLSTLVVRPGDKSRSATPKRAVGLLHLPLGDENRRLTLALEAPDKMRPNQPLTVKVKASVKEGEAPKQVNVLLSAVDSGVLNITDYATPDPWNAFFGQKRYGADIYDIYGQVIEGQGRVASLRFGGDGDELKRGGKPPVNHVTIVAQQAQPVVLNDQGEGTVTLPIGDFNGELRVMAQAWTADDFGSSEDKVVVAAPVIAELNTPRFLASGDTTRLALDLSNLTDKPQTLQVHLTASGLVTLTDGQLPPVQLAPGARSTLFIPVSALAGFGDGQVNATISGLSLPGETFAPLQKQWRIGVRPAFPAQTVNSGAVLQPGESWQAPAAQSQGFAPQTLQGQLLLSGKPPLNLARYIRELKAYPYGCLEQTASGLFPSLYTSAAQLKALGISGDSDEKRRAAIDVGISRLLQMQLENGGFALWDKEGPEEYWLTAYAMDFLVRAGEQGYSVPVNAINKGNERLLRYLQEPGLMTVRYSDDAQASRFAAQAYAALVLARQQKAPLGALREIWSRHDQARSGLPLLQLGIALKTMGDAPRGDEAMKLAVATPRQDENRWLGDYGSPLRDDALKLALLEENRLLPEVQNTLLSTLSEEAYGQRWLSTQETNALFLAGRTLADLPGNWQAQTSLQAEPLAGDKAQTRNLDGDRLATLQVSNTGSQPLWLRLDSSGYPHSAPQPGGNVLGIERAIFDTQGQQKSLTSLRSGELVLVKLEVSAKRNVPDALVVDLLPAGLELENQNLANSSASLQENGDAVQNLLNQMQQADIQHIEFRDDRFVAAVAVNEGQPVTLVYLARAVTPGTYQVPQPQVESMYVPQWRATGAASGPLTVTP encoded by the coding sequence ATGAAACCATTTCGTTTAGCGGCGCTGTCACTGGCGCTCCTTACCGCATTTTCATTAACCGGGTGTGATGACAGCGGTACGCCGCAGGCCACGGCCCCGGCGCCAGCTGCGGATAGCAACCCAGGCGCGACGGCAAAACCGGACCGCGTCCAGCTGGCGGCGCTGGCGGAAAAAAGCCAGGGCAAAGCGCTGACGCTGCTCGACGCCTCGGAGGTGCAACTGGATGGCGCCGCGACCCTGGTGCTGACGTTTTCCGTGCCGCTGCAGCCGGACCAGGATTTCTCCCGCAGCGTGCATCTGGTCGACAAGAAAAGCGGTAAGGTCGACGGTGCCTGGGAACTGGCGCCGAATCTGAAAGAGCTGCGTCTGCGTCACCTTGAGCCAAAGCGAGAGCTGATTGTCTCGGTCGACCCGACGCTGACCGCCCTGAACAAGGCCACGCTCGACAAACCGTTTGAGAAGACCCTGACCACCCGCGATATCGCACCGAGCGTTGGGTTTGCCAGCCGCGGCTCGCTGCTGCCGGGCAACGTGGTCGCCGGGCTGCCGGTGATGGCGCTGAACGTCGACAATGTCGATGTCAATTTCTTCCGTATTAAGCCGGAATCACTCTCCGCGTTTGTCAGCCAGTGGGAATACCGTAACTCGTTAAGCAACTGGGAGTCTGACGAGCTGCTGAAGATGGCGGATCTGGTCTATACCGGCCGCTTCGATCTCAACCCTGCACGCAATACCCGCGAAAAGCTGCTGCTGCCGCTGAACGATATCAAGCCGCTCCAGCAGCCGGGCGTCTACGTGGCGGTGATGAACCCGGCGGGCCATTATAGCTACAGCAACGCGGCGACGCTGTTTACCCTCAGCGATATCGGCGTCTCGGCGCATCGCTACCACAATCGGCTGGACGTCTTTACCCAGAGCCTGGAAAACGGCGCCGCCCAGTCTGGTATCGACGTCCAGCTGCTCAACGCCAAAGGGCAGACCCTGGCGGAGGCGAAAAGCGACAGCCAGGGCCACGTTACTCTGCAAACCGATAAAGAAGCCGCGCTGCTGCTGGCGCGTAAAGAGGGGCAGACGACACTGCTGGATCTCAAGTTGCCGGCGCTGGATCTGGCGGAATTCTCTATCGCAGGGGCGCCCGGTTTTAGCAAACAGTTCTTTATGTTTGGCCCGCGCGATCTCTATCGGCCGGGCGAAACGGTGATCCTCAATGCGCTGTTGCGCGATAGCGACGGCAAGCCGCTGGCGGAGCAGCCGGTGAAGCTGGAGGTGGTGCAGCCGGACGGCCAGGTGATCCGTTCGGTGATGAGCAAACCGGTGAATGGTCTGTACCAGTTCACTTATCCGCTCGACAGCGGCGCGGCTACCGGCATGTGGCACATTCGCGCCAGCACCGGCGATAACCAGCCGCGCGAGTGGGACTTCCACGTCGAAGACTTTATGCCGGAACGCATGGCCCTGAACCTGACGCCGCAGGCTGCGCCAGTCGCGCCGGATGCCGACGTCACCTTTGCCGTCAGCGGCGCTTATCTCTACGGCGCGCCGGCCAGCGGCAACCAGCTGCAGGGCAAGCTGTTCCTGCGCCCGCTGCGCGACGCCGTCGCTGCGCTGCCGGGCTTCCAGTTCGGCGATATTGCGGAAGAAAACCTCTCCCGTAGTCTGGATGAAGTCCAGCTGACGCTGGACGAAAAAGGTCATGGCGAAGTGACCACCTCAAGCCAGTGGCAGGATAGCCATTCGCCGCTGCAGGTGGTGTTGCAGGCGAGCCTGCTGGAATCCGGGGGGCGTCCGGTGACCCGTACCGTACAGCAGCCGATCTGGCCCGCCGGGGCGCTGCCGGGGATCCGCCCGCAATTTACGCTGAAGGACGTTTACGATTACCGCACCGATACCACCGTGAAGCAGCCGGTGGTCGATGAGAACAGTAACGCCGCGTTTGATATCGTCTATGCCGACGCCAAAGGCGAGAAAAAAGCGGTCTCGGGCCTGCAGGTACGGCTGATCCGCGAGCGCCGCGACTACTACTGGAACTGGTCCGACAGCGAAGGCTGGCAGTCGCAGTTCGATCAGAAAGATCTGCAGGAGGGCGAGGAGTCGCTGGATCTGCAGGCCGGACAAACCGGCAAAGTGAGCTTCCCGGTAGAGTGGGGCTCCTATCGCCTGGAGGTGAAAGGGCCGGACGACGTGGTCAGCAGCGTGCGATTCTGGGCCGGCTATAGCTGGCAGGATAACAGCGAAGGTACCGGCGCGGCGCGTCCTGACCGGGTCACCATGAAGCTGGATAAACCGAGTTATAAACCGGGCGACACCATCAAGCTGCACATCGCCGCCCCGGCGGCGGGTAAAGGCTACGCGATGGTGGAATCCAGCGAAGGGCCGCTGTGGTGGCAGGAAATTGACGTCCCGGCGGAGGGGATGGATTTGTCTATTCCGGTGGATAAAGCCTGGAACCGCCACGATCTCTACCTCAGCACGCTGGTGGTTCGCCCCGGCGATAAATCCCGCTCGGCGACGCCGAAACGCGCGGTCGGCCTGCTGCATCTGCCGCTGGGCGATGAAAACCGCCGCCTGACGCTGGCGCTGGAGGCTCCGGACAAAATGCGCCCCAACCAGCCGCTGACGGTGAAAGTGAAAGCCAGCGTCAAAGAGGGCGAGGCGCCGAAACAGGTCAACGTCCTGCTCTCGGCGGTGGATAGCGGGGTACTGAATATCACCGATTACGCTACCCCGGATCCGTGGAACGCCTTCTTTGGCCAGAAGCGTTACGGCGCAGATATCTATGACATCTACGGCCAGGTGATCGAAGGGCAGGGACGTGTGGCCAGCCTGCGCTTCGGCGGCGATGGCGACGAGTTAAAACGCGGCGGCAAACCGCCGGTCAACCACGTGACGATCGTCGCCCAGCAGGCGCAGCCGGTGGTATTGAACGATCAGGGCGAAGGCACGGTGACGTTACCCATTGGCGATTTTAACGGCGAGCTGCGGGTGATGGCCCAGGCGTGGACGGCGGATGACTTCGGCAGCAGCGAAGATAAAGTGGTGGTGGCCGCCCCGGTCATCGCCGAACTGAACACCCCGCGCTTCCTCGCCAGCGGCGATACCACACGGCTGGCGCTGGATCTCAGCAATCTAACCGATAAACCGCAAACCCTGCAGGTACATCTTACCGCCAGCGGGCTGGTGACCTTGACCGATGGCCAACTGCCACCGGTGCAACTGGCGCCGGGGGCGCGCAGCACGCTGTTTATACCGGTGAGCGCGCTGGCGGGATTCGGCGATGGTCAGGTCAATGCTACTATCAGCGGCCTGAGTCTGCCGGGAGAAACCTTCGCCCCGCTGCAGAAACAGTGGAGAATCGGCGTCCGTCCGGCGTTCCCGGCCCAGACTGTCAACAGCGGCGCGGTGCTACAGCCCGGCGAAAGCTGGCAGGCGCCGGCGGCGCAGAGCCAGGGGTTCGCCCCGCAAACGCTGCAGGGCCAACTGCTGCTCAGCGGGAAACCGCCGTTGAACCTCGCGCGCTATATCCGTGAGCTGAAAGCCTATCCTTACGGCTGCCTTGAGCAGACCGCCAGCGGCCTGTTCCCGTCGCTGTACACCAGCGCGGCGCAGCTAAAAGCGCTGGGCATCAGCGGCGATAGCGATGAAAAACGCCGCGCGGCAATCGATGTTGGTATCTCACGCCTGCTGCAGATGCAACTGGAAAATGGCGGCTTTGCGTTGTGGGATAAAGAGGGGCCGGAAGAGTACTGGCTGACCGCCTACGCCATGGACTTCCTCGTCCGCGCGGGCGAGCAGGGCTATAGCGTACCGGTCAACGCCATTAATAAAGGTAACGAACGCCTGCTGCGCTATCTGCAGGAGCCGGGGCTGATGACCGTGCGCTACAGCGATGACGCCCAGGCCAGCCGCTTTGCCGCCCAGGCATACGCCGCGCTGGTGCTGGCGCGTCAGCAAAAAGCCCCGCTCGGCGCATTGCGTGAAATCTGGAGCCGTCACGACCAGGCGCGATCCGGCTTGCCGCTGCTGCAGCTCGGCATTGCGCTGAAAACCATGGGCGATGCGCCGCGCGGCGATGAGGCCATGAAGCTGGCGGTTGCCACCCCGCGCCAGGATGAGAATCGTTGGCTGGGCGATTACGGTAGCCCGCTTCGCGATGACGCCCTGAAGCTGGCGCTGCTGGAAGAGAACAGGCTGCTGCCGGAGGTGCAAAACACGCTGTTGAGCACGCTGTCGGAAGAGGCCTACGGCCAGCGCTGGCTGTCGACCCAGGAAACCAACGCCCTGTTCCTTGCCGGACGTACGCTTGCCGACCTGCCGGGCAACTGGCAGGCGCAAACCTCGCTGCAGGCTGAACCGCTGGCCGGCGACAAAGCGCAAACCCGTAACCTCGACGGCGATCGGCTGGCGACGCTGCAGGTGAGTAATACCGGCAGTCAGCCGCTGTGGCTGCGTCTCGACAGCAGCGGCTATCCGCATAGCGCGCCACAGCCGGGCGGCAACGTGTTGGGGATTGAACGCGCTATTTTCGATACCCAAGGTCAGCAGAAATCGCTGACCTCGTTGCGCAGCGGCGAACTGGTACTGGTGAAGCTGGAAGTGAGCGCCAAACGCAATGTGCCTGACGCGCTGGTGGTTGATCTGTTGCCTGCCGGTCTGGAGCTGGAAAACCAGAATCTGGCCAACAGCAGCGCCAGCCTGCAGGAGAATGGCGACGCGGTGCAAAATCTCCTTAACCAGATGCAGCAGGCGGATATTCAGCATATCGAGTTCCGTGACGACCGTTTCGTCGCCGCTGTCGCTGTCAATGAAGGCCAGCCGGTGACGCTGGTCTATCTGGCGCGGGCGGTAACGCCAGGCACTTATCAGGTCCCGCAGCCCCAGGTGGAATCGATGTATGTACCGCAGTGGCGGGCAACCGGGGCGGCCAGCGGCCCGCTTACCGTGACGCCGTAA
- the pbpC gene encoding peptidoglycan glycosyltransferase PbpC (penicillin-binding protein 1C), with translation MRVLPRVKRRWRWLAAFIFLLWLAVLAADRLWPLPLQDVTPARVVVAEDGTPLWRFADAQGVWRYPVTLADVSPRYLQALIQYEDRWFWKHPGVNPFAVLRAAWQDLTSGRVISGGSTLTMQVARLLDPHPRTFGGKLRQLWRALQLEWHLSKNDILTLYLNRAPFGGTLQGIGAASWAYLGKPPAQLSYGEAALLAVLPQAPSRLRPDRWPQRAQAARDKVLTRMVSQGVWPQRPVQEAMEEPVWLFPRQMPQLAPLFSRRALATSRDEKVTTTLDAGLQRQLEDLALNWKSRLPPRSSLAIVVVDHTDMKVRGWVGSADITDDSRFGHIDMVSAVRSPGSVLKPFVYAMAMDDGLIHPASLLQDVPRRFSDYRPGNFDSGFHGPVSVSEALVRSLNLPAVQVLEAYGPKRFAANLRNAGLPLTLPAGAEPNLSLILGGAGARLEDIVAAYSAFARHGKAAWLRLKPDDPLVERSLMSPGAAWIVRRILAGEAQPVPDASLPQVVPLAWKTGTSYGYRDAWAVGLNARYLIGIWTGRPDGTPVVGQFGFASAVPLLNQVNNLLLARQAMSRGGLPVDPRPQTVSRGAICWPGGQDLPAGDSNCRRRLASWLLDASQPPTLLLPGQEGVRGIRFPVWRNAAGERVAADCPGATEVVIDVWPLPLEPWLPASERRRARLGPVSKVCPPLQTQNAAPLVLSGIREGALIKRLPGEARVMLPVQTSGGEGRRWWFINGQPLDAAGATTTLTLDKPGEWQLVVMDEAGQTAAASFTLQ, from the coding sequence ATGCGCGTATTGCCTCGGGTAAAACGCCGCTGGCGCTGGCTGGCGGCGTTTATTTTTCTGCTGTGGCTGGCGGTGCTGGCCGCCGATCGCTTGTGGCCGCTGCCGCTGCAGGACGTCACGCCTGCCCGCGTGGTGGTGGCGGAAGACGGCACGCCGCTCTGGCGCTTTGCCGATGCGCAGGGCGTCTGGCGTTATCCGGTGACTCTCGCCGACGTGTCGCCGCGCTATCTGCAGGCGCTCATTCAGTATGAAGACCGCTGGTTCTGGAAACATCCAGGGGTCAATCCCTTCGCGGTGCTGCGCGCCGCCTGGCAGGATTTAACCTCCGGGCGGGTCATTTCCGGCGGCAGCACGCTTACCATGCAGGTCGCGCGTCTGCTCGACCCTCATCCGCGCACCTTCGGCGGCAAGCTACGACAGCTATGGCGGGCGCTGCAGCTGGAGTGGCATCTGTCAAAAAACGACATTCTTACCCTGTATCTGAACCGCGCGCCTTTTGGCGGCACTCTGCAGGGGATCGGCGCGGCCAGCTGGGCTTATCTTGGCAAACCGCCCGCTCAGCTCAGCTACGGCGAGGCGGCGCTGCTGGCGGTGCTGCCCCAGGCGCCCAGTCGTTTGCGCCCGGACCGCTGGCCGCAGCGGGCCCAGGCGGCGCGCGATAAAGTCCTCACGCGTATGGTCAGCCAGGGCGTCTGGCCGCAACGGCCGGTACAGGAAGCGATGGAAGAACCTGTATGGCTATTCCCGCGGCAGATGCCGCAGCTGGCGCCGCTTTTTTCACGCCGGGCGCTGGCGACCAGTCGCGACGAAAAGGTGACGACAACGCTCGATGCCGGGCTCCAGCGGCAGCTTGAGGATCTGGCGCTGAACTGGAAATCGCGCCTGCCGCCGCGCAGCTCACTGGCGATTGTTGTCGTCGATCACACGGATATGAAAGTCCGCGGCTGGGTGGGATCGGCGGATATCACCGACGACAGCCGCTTCGGCCATATTGATATGGTCTCGGCGGTGCGTTCGCCGGGATCGGTGCTGAAACCCTTTGTCTACGCGATGGCGATGGATGACGGGCTGATCCATCCGGCGTCGTTATTACAGGATGTTCCACGACGCTTTAGCGATTATCGTCCCGGCAATTTTGACAGCGGATTTCATGGCCCGGTGAGCGTCAGCGAGGCGCTGGTGCGCTCCCTGAATCTGCCGGCGGTGCAGGTGCTTGAAGCCTACGGGCCCAAACGTTTCGCGGCGAATTTACGCAACGCCGGGCTGCCCCTGACGCTGCCCGCTGGCGCAGAGCCGAACCTGTCGCTGATCCTCGGTGGGGCCGGGGCACGGCTGGAAGATATCGTCGCGGCGTACAGCGCCTTTGCCCGTCACGGCAAGGCGGCGTGGCTGCGCCTGAAGCCCGACGACCCGCTGGTGGAAAGATCGCTGATGTCACCCGGCGCGGCGTGGATTGTCCGGCGCATTTTGGCCGGCGAAGCGCAACCGGTTCCCGATGCCTCACTGCCGCAAGTGGTGCCGCTGGCGTGGAAAACCGGTACCAGCTATGGCTATCGCGATGCGTGGGCGGTCGGCCTCAATGCGCGATATCTGATAGGTATCTGGACCGGACGGCCCGACGGTACGCCGGTGGTGGGCCAGTTTGGCTTCGCCAGCGCCGTGCCGCTGTTAAACCAGGTCAATAATCTGTTGCTGGCGCGCCAGGCGATGAGCCGCGGCGGGCTGCCGGTCGACCCGCGCCCGCAAACGGTGAGCCGCGGGGCTATTTGCTGGCCAGGCGGGCAGGATCTACCGGCCGGTGACAGCAACTGCCGCCGGCGCTTAGCCAGCTGGCTGCTGGATGCCAGCCAGCCACCGACGCTGCTGCTGCCCGGGCAGGAGGGCGTGCGCGGGATCCGCTTCCCGGTGTGGCGCAACGCAGCAGGGGAAAGGGTGGCCGCGGATTGTCCGGGTGCGACTGAAGTCGTTATTGATGTCTGGCCGCTGCCGCTGGAACCGTGGCTGCCGGCCAGCGAGCGCCGTCGCGCGCGTCTGGGGCCGGTATCGAAAGTGTGCCCACCGTTGCAAACTCAGAATGCCGCGCCGCTGGTGTTGTCAGGTATTCGCGAAGGGGCGTTAATAAAACGTCTGCCGGGCGAGGCGCGGGTGATGTTACCCGTGCAAACCAGCGGTGGAGAAGGGCGGCGCTGGTGGTTTATCAACGGCCAGCCGTTAGACGCCGCCGGTGCGACAACCACGCTAACGCTGGATAAGCCTGGCGAGTGGCAGCTGGTGGTCATGGATGAGGCTGGGCAAACGGCGGCCGCCAGTTTCACCCTGCAATAA
- the ndk gene encoding nucleoside-diphosphate kinase: MAIERTFSIIKPNAVAKNVIGSIFSRFEAAGFKIVGTKMLHLTVEQARGFYAEHEGRPFFDGLVEFMTSGPIVVSVLEGENAVQRHRDLLGATNPANALAGTLRADYADSFTENGTHGSDSVESAAREIAFFFAEGEVCPRTR; encoded by the coding sequence ATGGCTATTGAACGTACTTTTTCCATCATCAAACCAAACGCGGTGGCAAAAAACGTTATTGGCAGCATCTTTTCTCGCTTTGAAGCTGCAGGGTTCAAAATCGTCGGCACCAAAATGCTGCATCTGACCGTTGAGCAGGCTCGCGGTTTCTATGCTGAGCACGAAGGTCGTCCGTTCTTCGATGGTCTGGTTGAATTCATGACCTCCGGCCCGATCGTGGTTTCCGTCCTGGAAGGCGAAAATGCGGTTCAGCGTCACCGTGACCTGCTGGGCGCCACCAACCCGGCGAACGCTCTGGCCGGTACCCTGCGCGCTGACTACGCTGATAGCTTCACTGAGAACGGCACCCATGGTTCCGATTCTGTAGAATCCGCTGCTCGCGAAATCGCGTTCTTCTTTGCTGAAGGCGAGGTTTGCCCGCGCACTCGCTAA
- a CDS encoding bifunctional tRNA (adenosine(37)-C2)-methyltransferase TrmG/ribosomal RNA large subunit methyltransferase RlmN, which produces MSEQIVTPDTAALTVPNKDAKINLLDLNRQQMREFFKNMGEKPFRADQVMKWMYHYCCDDFDEMTDINKVLRGKLKEVAEIRAPEVVEEQRSTDGTIKWAIAVGDQRVETVYIPEEDRATLCVSSQVGCALECKFCSTAQQGFNRNLRVSEIIGQVWRAAKIVGAVKTTGVRPITNVVMMGMGEPLLNLNNVVPAMEIMLDDFGFGLSKRRVTLSTSGVVPALDKLGDMIDVALAISLHAPNDTIRDEIVPINKKYNIETFLNSVRGYISKSNANQGRVTIEYVMLDHVNDGTEHAHELAALLKDTPCKINLIPWNPFPGAPYGRSSNSRIDRFSKVLMEYGFTTIVRKTRGDDIDAACGQLAGDVIDRTKRTLRKRMQGEAIDVKAV; this is translated from the coding sequence ATGTCTGAACAAATTGTCACGCCTGATACCGCCGCTCTGACGGTGCCGAACAAAGATGCCAAAATCAACCTGCTGGATTTAAACCGTCAGCAGATGCGCGAGTTTTTTAAAAACATGGGCGAGAAGCCTTTCCGCGCCGATCAGGTGATGAAATGGATGTATCACTACTGCTGCGACGACTTTGATGAAATGACCGACATCAACAAAGTCCTGCGCGGCAAACTGAAAGAAGTCGCTGAGATCCGTGCCCCGGAAGTGGTGGAAGAGCAACGCTCAACCGACGGCACCATCAAATGGGCGATCGCCGTTGGCGATCAGCGCGTCGAGACCGTCTATATCCCGGAAGAAGACCGCGCCACCCTGTGCGTCTCTTCACAGGTAGGCTGCGCGCTGGAATGTAAATTCTGCTCCACCGCCCAGCAGGGCTTTAACCGCAACCTGCGGGTGTCCGAAATTATCGGCCAGGTCTGGCGCGCGGCGAAAATCGTCGGCGCGGTGAAGACCACCGGCGTGCGTCCGATCACCAACGTGGTAATGATGGGCATGGGCGAGCCGCTGCTGAACCTCAACAACGTCGTCCCGGCGATGGAAATCATGCTGGATGACTTCGGTTTTGGTCTCTCCAAACGTCGCGTCACCCTGTCGACGTCTGGCGTGGTGCCGGCGCTGGATAAGCTCGGCGATATGATCGACGTTGCGCTGGCGATTTCCCTGCACGCGCCGAACGACACCATTCGTGACGAAATCGTCCCGATCAACAAAAAATACAACATCGAGACCTTCCTCAACTCGGTGCGTGGTTATATTTCGAAGTCCAACGCCAACCAGGGCCGGGTGACCATCGAGTACGTCATGCTGGATCACGTCAACGACGGTACCGAGCATGCCCACGAGCTGGCGGCGCTGCTGAAAGACACCCCGTGCAAGATCAACCTGATCCCATGGAACCCCTTCCCGGGGGCGCCTTACGGCCGTAGCTCCAACAGCCGCATCGACCGTTTCTCCAAGGTCCTGATGGAATATGGATTTACGACCATCGTGCGTAAAACCCGCGGTGACGATATTGATGCCGCCTGCGGCCAGTTGGCGGGCGATGTTATTGACCGTACCAAGCGCACGCTGCGTAAGCGGATGCAGGGTGAAGCGATTGACGTAAAAGCGGTCTGA